From Novosphingobium decolorationis, one genomic window encodes:
- a CDS encoding DUF4019 domain-containing protein produces the protein MNRIARLLVPFAAAAMLGGCGIKESFEKADAAIARFHGDLDAANYARIWTQADPELRKAGDKAAFEKLLGAVHTKLGAVKETKQVGWNTNASTSGTYLTATYQTTFEKGTGTERFTYRKGDEDAVTLVNYAIDSQDMMLN, from the coding sequence ATGAACCGTATCGCGCGCCTTCTAGTCCCATTTGCCGCCGCTGCAATGCTTGGCGGGTGCGGGATCAAGGAGTCCTTCGAGAAGGCGGACGCGGCCATCGCGCGGTTCCACGGCGACCTTGATGCGGCCAACTACGCCCGTATCTGGACGCAGGCCGATCCGGAACTGCGCAAGGCGGGCGACAAGGCCGCGTTCGAGAAGCTGCTGGGCGCGGTTCACACCAAGCTTGGGGCGGTAAAGGAGACCAAGCAGGTGGGCTGGAACACCAACGCCTCGACCTCCGGTACCTATCTCACCGCGACCTACCAGACCACGTTCGAGAAAGGCACCGGGACCGAGCGCTTCACCTACCGCAAGGGGGACGAGGACGCGGTTACCCTGGTGAACTACGCCATCGATTCGCAGGACATGATGCTCAACTGA
- the trpB gene encoding tryptophan synthase subunit beta — protein sequence MTDQTPVNRPASPLAADQVNSWRALPDASGHFGQFGGRYVAETLMPLILDLEKEYRKAQDDPAFWSEFDSLMKDFVGRPSPLYYAPRMTEHWRAKAPAGKGPKIYFKREELNHTGAHKINNCIGQILLAMRMGKTKIIAETGAGQHGVATATVAARFGLPCTIFMGATDVERQKPNVFRMKLLGAEVVPVTSGAMTLKDAMNDALRHWVANVHDTFYIIGTAAGPHPYPELVRDFQSIIGKETREQMLEKEGRLPDRLVAAVGGGSNAIGLFHPFLDDPDVQMTGIEAGGHGVDTDKHAASLTGGKPGILHGNKTYLLQDEDGQITEAHSISAGLDYPGLGPEHSWLHESGRVDYVPITDGEALEAFQLCCALEGIIPALESAHALAALPQLTAEMDEDQLLVVNVSGRGDKDIFTVAEALDVEL from the coding sequence ATGACTGACCAAACGCCTGTGAACCGCCCCGCGAGCCCTCTGGCAGCCGACCAGGTGAACTCGTGGCGCGCCCTGCCCGACGCCTCCGGCCACTTCGGCCAGTTCGGCGGTCGCTACGTCGCCGAAACGCTCATGCCGCTCATTCTCGATCTCGAGAAGGAGTACCGCAAGGCGCAGGACGATCCCGCATTCTGGTCGGAATTCGATTCGCTGATGAAGGACTTCGTCGGCCGCCCCAGCCCGCTCTACTACGCACCGCGCATGACCGAGCACTGGCGCGCGAAGGCGCCCGCTGGAAAGGGCCCGAAGATCTACTTCAAGCGCGAGGAGCTGAACCACACCGGCGCGCACAAGATCAACAACTGCATCGGCCAGATCCTGCTTGCGATGCGCATGGGCAAGACGAAGATCATTGCCGAGACGGGCGCGGGCCAGCACGGTGTCGCGACCGCGACCGTGGCGGCGCGCTTTGGCCTGCCTTGCACGATCTTCATGGGCGCGACCGACGTCGAGCGCCAGAAGCCCAACGTCTTCCGCATGAAGCTGCTGGGCGCCGAAGTCGTCCCCGTGACAAGCGGCGCGATGACGCTGAAGGACGCGATGAACGATGCGCTGCGCCACTGGGTCGCGAACGTGCATGACACCTTCTACATTATCGGCACCGCCGCCGGTCCGCACCCCTATCCCGAGCTCGTGCGCGACTTCCAGTCGATCATCGGCAAGGAAACGCGCGAGCAGATGCTGGAGAAGGAAGGCCGCCTGCCCGACCGTCTCGTGGCGGCCGTGGGTGGGGGCTCGAACGCGATCGGCCTGTTCCATCCCTTCCTCGACGATCCGGACGTCCAGATGACCGGCATCGAGGCGGGCGGCCACGGCGTCGATACCGACAAGCACGCCGCTTCGCTGACGGGCGGCAAGCCCGGCATCCTGCACGGCAACAAGACCTACCTGCTCCAGGACGAGGACGGGCAGATCACCGAGGCGCACTCGATCTCGGCCGGTCTCGATTATCCCGGCCTTGGCCCCGAGCATTCCTGGCTGCACGAATCGGGCCGGGTCGACTACGTGCCGATCACCGATGGCGAGGCGCTCGAAGCCTTCCAGCTGTGCTGCGCGCTCGAGGGGATCATCCCCGCGCTCGAAAGCGCCCACGCGCTCGCTGCCCTGCCCCAGCTCACAGCCGAAATGGACGAGGACCAGCTTCTCGTCGTCAATGTCTCGGGCCGCGGCGACAAGGACATCTTCACGGTGGCCGAGGCGCTGGACGTCGAGCTGTGA
- a CDS encoding outer membrane protein, protein MRIALVSLAAAAVAAVATPAMADEIRVEGRTGIIWNGSGDEAVAGVAAGYDYDLTKNVFIGVEGSADKILTDHTRVAWGAGGRAGVKLFEGTKIYGSAAWQSKPCRFCNSSVNLGGGVQQSLNKNFYAKAEYKHMLIGDNTPDADVGLVGVGVKF, encoded by the coding sequence ATGCGTATTGCACTTGTTTCGCTCGCCGCTGCTGCGGTTGCTGCCGTCGCCACGCCCGCCATGGCGGACGAGATCCGCGTTGAAGGCCGCACCGGCATCATCTGGAACGGCAGCGGTGACGAAGCTGTCGCTGGCGTCGCTGCCGGCTACGACTACGACCTCACCAAGAACGTCTTCATCGGCGTCGAAGGTTCGGCCGACAAGATCCTGACCGACCACACCCGCGTCGCATGGGGCGCCGGTGGCCGCGCCGGTGTGAAGCTGTTCGAAGGCACCAAGATCTACGGTTCGGCCGCATGGCAGTCGAAGCCCTGCCGCTTCTGCAACAGCTCGGTCAACCTGGGCGGCGGCGTGCAGCAGTCGCTCAACAAGAACTTCTACGCGAAGGCCGAGTACAAGCACATGCTGATCGGTGACAACACCCCCGACGCAGACGTGGGTCTGGTCGGCGTTGGCGTGAAGTTCTGA
- a CDS encoding ATP-dependent helicase translates to MPAAPAHPAGADASNPLIAGLNEPQREAVLTTEGPVLMLAGAGTGKTSALTRRLAYLVQSRLAWPSEILCVTFTNKAAREMRERVGQLVGPAVEGMPWLGTFHAIAAKMLRRHAELVGLESNYTIIDTDDQLRLLKQLIQAEGIDEKRWPAKQLAGCIDRWKNRGLNPRDLDARENEAYAEGKGQHFYHMYQERLKAVNACDFGDLLLHMLNILREHRDVLEQYQQRFKYVMVDEYQDTNQVQYLWLRLIAQHRRNICVVGDDDQSIYSWRGAEVANILRFEKDFPGAKVIRLEQNYRSTPQILAAASGLIDENTQRLGKTLWTERHGGDKLHVVGVWDAPEEARRVGDEIERLEREGAPLDQIAILVRAQYQTREFEDRFISIGMKYRIVGGFRFYERAEIRDALAYLRVIAQPADDLAFERIYNTPKRGLGAKALEKLHLLARRRGIPLAKAALEICDTDELPARARNTLLSLMRDFARWRDMAREEGPADLIRTALDESGYTDALQAERTPEASGRLENLVELARAMEEYDSLGDFLEHVSLVMDNDARDDEEKVTIMTMHAAKGLEFDNVFLPGWEDGVFPSQRSLDEGGLASLEEERRLAYVAITRARRKCTILHAANRRIYGQWTSSIPSRFIAELPEDQIESETTLSGGASLWRAQWSEHADPFADVARMQPGRTVTRGPGWQRAAQREFDTAPKRVKESTRSAASFASKPRTDIEVGARVFHEKFGYGTVASQEGNKLEIEFEKSGSKRVLDSFVKPA, encoded by the coding sequence CTGCCCGCCGCGCCCGCCCATCCAGCAGGCGCCGACGCGTCCAATCCCCTCATCGCCGGACTGAACGAGCCCCAGCGCGAAGCCGTCCTGACGACGGAGGGACCGGTCCTGATGCTGGCGGGCGCCGGCACGGGCAAGACCTCAGCCCTCACCCGGCGCCTCGCCTATCTCGTCCAGAGCCGCCTCGCCTGGCCGAGCGAGATCCTGTGCGTCACCTTCACCAACAAGGCCGCGCGCGAGATGCGCGAACGCGTCGGCCAGCTGGTTGGGCCCGCGGTCGAAGGGATGCCCTGGCTCGGCACGTTCCACGCCATCGCGGCCAAGATGCTGCGCCGCCATGCCGAACTGGTGGGCCTGGAATCGAACTACACGATCATCGACACCGACGATCAGCTGCGCCTCCTCAAGCAGCTCATCCAGGCGGAGGGGATCGACGAGAAGCGCTGGCCCGCCAAGCAACTGGCCGGGTGTATCGACCGCTGGAAGAACCGTGGCCTCAACCCGCGCGATCTCGACGCGCGCGAGAACGAGGCCTACGCCGAGGGCAAGGGCCAGCATTTCTATCATATGTACCAGGAGCGCCTGAAAGCGGTGAACGCCTGCGACTTCGGCGACCTCCTGCTCCACATGCTCAACATCCTGCGCGAGCATCGCGACGTCCTCGAACAGTACCAGCAGCGCTTCAAGTACGTCATGGTGGACGAATACCAGGACACCAACCAGGTCCAGTACCTGTGGCTGCGCCTGATCGCCCAGCACCGCCGCAACATCTGCGTGGTGGGCGATGACGACCAGTCGATCTATTCCTGGCGCGGCGCCGAAGTCGCCAATATCCTGCGCTTTGAAAAGGACTTTCCGGGCGCCAAGGTGATCCGGCTCGAACAGAACTACCGCTCCACGCCGCAGATCCTGGCCGCCGCCTCGGGCCTCATCGACGAGAACACGCAGCGCCTCGGCAAGACGCTCTGGACCGAGCGCCATGGCGGCGACAAGCTGCACGTCGTCGGCGTCTGGGACGCGCCGGAGGAAGCGCGCCGGGTGGGCGACGAGATCGAGCGCCTCGAACGCGAAGGCGCCCCGCTCGACCAGATCGCGATCCTCGTGCGCGCGCAATACCAGACCCGCGAGTTCGAGGACCGCTTCATCTCGATCGGGATGAAGTACCGCATCGTTGGGGGTTTCCGCTTCTACGAACGCGCGGAAATCCGCGATGCCCTCGCCTATCTGCGCGTCATTGCCCAGCCTGCCGACGACCTCGCGTTTGAGCGCATCTACAACACGCCCAAGCGGGGGCTCGGGGCCAAGGCGCTGGAAAAGCTGCACCTGCTGGCACGCCGCCGAGGCATCCCGCTCGCCAAGGCCGCGCTTGAAATCTGCGACACCGACGAACTGCCCGCCCGCGCACGCAACACACTGCTTTCGCTGATGCGCGATTTCGCGCGCTGGCGCGACATGGCCAGGGAAGAAGGGCCCGCCGACCTCATCCGCACCGCCCTCGACGAGAGTGGCTACACCGACGCACTCCAGGCCGAACGCACGCCCGAGGCTAGCGGACGCCTCGAAAACCTCGTCGAACTCGCCCGCGCCATGGAAGAGTACGACAGCCTCGGCGACTTCCTCGAACACGTCAGCCTTGTCATGGACAATGACGCGCGCGACGATGAGGAGAAGGTCACGATCATGACCATGCACGCGGCCAAGGGCCTGGAATTCGACAACGTGTTCCTGCCCGGCTGGGAGGACGGCGTGTTCCCCTCGCAGCGCTCGCTCGACGAAGGCGGGCTGGCCAGCCTCGAGGAAGAGCGCCGCCTCGCCTACGTCGCGATCACCCGTGCGCGCCGCAAGTGCACCATCCTTCATGCGGCGAACCGGCGCATCTACGGCCAGTGGACCAGTTCGATCCCCTCGCGCTTCATCGCCGAGCTGCCCGAGGACCAGATCGAGAGCGAGACCACGCTGTCAGGCGGCGCCTCGCTCTGGCGCGCGCAATGGTCCGAGCACGCCGATCCCTTCGCCGACGTCGCCCGCATGCAACCGGGCCGTACCGTTACGCGCGGGCCGGGCTGGCAGCGCGCCGCCCAGCGCGAATTCGACACCGCCCCCAAGCGGGTCAAGGAGAGCACCCGCAGCGCGGCGAGCTTCGCCTCCAAGCCCCGCACCGACATCGAGGTGGGCGCGCGCGTCTTCCACGAGAAGTTCGGCTACGGCACCGTCGCGTCGCAGGAAGGCAACAAGCTGGAGATCGAGTTCGAGAAGTCAGGCTCCAAGCGGGTCCTCGACAGTTTCGTAAAACCCGCCTGA
- the rsmD gene encoding 16S rRNA (guanine(966)-N(2))-methyltransferase RsmD, protein MKGPATRTGLRIVAGEWRGRKLATPEGDTTRPTADRTRETLFSMLASRLGTFEGLKVADLFAGSGALGLEALSRGAAHCLFVDQDAAAIRAIRRNIANLKAQDRSDVRPVSALALGTAKEALDLVLLDPPYDTGAGAVAADKLARLGWINEATWVSIETARDESISVRGFEVEATRDVGKARLHILRKV, encoded by the coding sequence ATGAAGGGACCGGCCACCCGGACCGGCCTGCGCATCGTCGCGGGCGAATGGCGCGGGCGCAAGCTCGCCACTCCTGAGGGCGACACCACCCGCCCCACCGCCGACCGCACGCGCGAGACGCTGTTCTCGATGCTGGCGAGCCGGCTTGGCACCTTCGAGGGGCTCAAGGTGGCCGACCTTTTCGCGGGCTCGGGCGCGCTTGGCCTCGAAGCGCTCTCGCGCGGGGCGGCGCATTGCCTCTTCGTTGACCAGGATGCCGCCGCGATCCGCGCGATCCGACGCAACATCGCCAACCTCAAGGCGCAGGACCGCAGCGACGTCCGCCCGGTCTCCGCGCTCGCGCTGGGAACGGCGAAAGAGGCTCTCGATCTCGTCCTGCTCGACCCGCCCTACGACACCGGCGCGGGCGCGGTCGCGGCCGACAAGCTGGCGCGGCTGGGCTGGATCAATGAAGCGACCTGGGTCTCGATCGAGACCGCCCGGGACGAGAGCATTTCCGTGCGCGGCTTCGAGGTCGAGGCGACCCGCGATGTCGGCAAGGCCCGCCTCCACATCTTGCGCAAGGTCTGA
- a CDS encoding bifunctional folylpolyglutamate synthase/dihydrofolate synthase produces MSRPNDFAVSEAPAVQTQLDRLAALSVPQGRLGLDVIKDLCAHLGHPERALPPVFHVAGTNGKGSTCAFLRAALEAAGKTVHVFTSPHLVRFNERIRVAGTLISDELLAELLAEVFDVAETHGIGASFFEISTAAAFLAFSRIPADACIFEVGLGGRLDATNVIPDPLVCGIAALGIDHEQFLLSPSEGTPDDPFARIAFEKAGIAKAGAALVTLSYGPGMNETVEAQAERAGTYVVRAGSDWSTAPEPDGFSYQDHKGLLHLPRPRLSGPHQTINAGLAVAMLRHQDAIAIPDAALAAAMDWARWPARLQRLEAGPLTALLPEGTPCWLDGGHNPDAGNALAQHFREPRPYVHLVIGMLANKDPYALIRPLAAQLASVTVVPVPGHEWHGAEDFDYALSPEATSAAGVRAALEGLDVKEGEVVLIGGSLYLAGTVLAANHQLPD; encoded by the coding sequence ATGTCCCGCCCCAACGACTTCGCGGTCTCGGAAGCCCCGGCCGTCCAGACCCAGCTTGACCGTCTTGCCGCGCTGTCGGTCCCGCAGGGCCGCCTCGGGCTCGACGTCATCAAGGACCTGTGCGCGCATCTCGGCCATCCCGAGCGCGCGCTCCCGCCGGTCTTCCACGTCGCGGGAACCAACGGCAAGGGATCGACCTGCGCGTTCCTGCGCGCCGCGCTCGAAGCGGCGGGCAAGACCGTCCACGTCTTCACCAGCCCGCACCTGGTGCGCTTCAACGAGCGCATCCGCGTCGCGGGCACACTGATCTCGGACGAGCTGCTCGCCGAATTGCTCGCCGAAGTGTTCGACGTGGCCGAGACCCACGGCATCGGTGCCAGCTTCTTCGAGATTTCGACAGCGGCCGCCTTCCTGGCATTCTCGCGCATTCCTGCGGACGCCTGCATCTTCGAGGTGGGCCTGGGCGGGCGGCTCGATGCCACCAATGTCATTCCCGATCCCCTCGTCTGCGGCATCGCGGCGCTGGGCATCGACCACGAGCAGTTCCTGCTTTCGCCGAGCGAAGGCACCCCGGACGATCCTTTCGCGCGCATTGCCTTCGAGAAGGCGGGCATTGCCAAGGCGGGCGCCGCGCTCGTCACCCTGAGCTACGGCCCGGGCATGAACGAGACCGTGGAGGCCCAGGCCGAACGCGCCGGGACATACGTCGTGCGCGCAGGCTCGGACTGGTCGACCGCGCCCGAACCGGACGGCTTCTCCTACCAGGACCACAAGGGCCTGCTGCACCTGCCGCGCCCGCGCCTCTCCGGTCCGCACCAGACGATCAATGCAGGCCTTGCCGTTGCCATGCTGCGCCACCAGGACGCGATTGCCATCCCCGACGCCGCGCTCGCTGCGGCGATGGACTGGGCGCGCTGGCCTGCGCGCCTGCAACGGCTTGAGGCGGGTCCGCTGACTGCGCTGCTGCCCGAGGGCACCCCGTGCTGGCTCGATGGCGGGCACAACCCCGATGCGGGCAACGCGCTTGCCCAGCATTTCCGCGAGCCGCGCCCGTACGTCCACCTCGTCATCGGCATGCTCGCGAACAAGGACCCCTACGCGCTGATCCGTCCGCTCGCCGCTCAGCTCGCCAGCGTAACCGTGGTTCCGGTTCCCGGCCACGAGTGGCACGGTGCGGAGGATTTCGACTACGCCCTCTCCCCCGAGGCAACGAGCGCTGCAGGCGTGCGTGCCGCCCTTGAAGGGCTCGACGTGAAGGAAGGCGAGGTCGTCCTTATCGGCGGCTCGCTCTACCTTGCAGGCACCGTGCTGGCGGCGAACCACCAGCTTCCCGACTGA
- a CDS encoding pseudouridine synthase, with protein MSKPPRKSGGSSYGSDSRGSDSRRSEGRGPARGPSRGPRSGGRSSDEPRRDGPFNERKGGAGSRPRSFGKPRPAGPTPKDPNMPAREGDRIAKLLARAGVASRREAERMIAEGRVKLNDELVETPSTVLTSLAGVTVDGNPVKEADATRLFAFHKPAGLITAERDPAGRPTIYAALRNALPKDAGRVMPVGRLDFNTEGLLLLTNDGEFKRALELPSTGVPRTYRARAFGDITQEQLESLIEGVEIDGVRYGKIDANMERGAGRNRWIEMTLTEGKNREVRRVLEHFGLKVSRLIRIGYGPFALDELPKGAAVEIDAKVLDRFRREIDRAKG; from the coding sequence ATGTCCAAACCACCTCGCAAATCCGGCGGCTCCTCCTACGGATCCGATTCGCGCGGATCCGATTCGCGCCGCTCCGAAGGGCGTGGCCCTGCTCGCGGCCCTTCGCGTGGCCCCCGTTCGGGTGGCCGCTCCTCCGACGAGCCCCGCCGCGACGGCCCCTTCAACGAACGCAAGGGCGGCGCCGGTTCGCGCCCGCGCAGCTTCGGCAAGCCCAGGCCTGCCGGTCCCACGCCCAAGGACCCGAACATGCCCGCGCGCGAAGGCGATCGCATCGCCAAGCTGCTGGCCCGCGCCGGGGTTGCGAGCCGCCGTGAGGCCGAGCGCATGATCGCCGAAGGCCGCGTGAAGCTGAACGATGAGCTGGTCGAGACCCCCTCGACCGTGCTGACCTCGCTCGCGGGCGTCACCGTCGATGGCAATCCGGTCAAGGAAGCGGACGCCACGCGCCTGTTCGCCTTCCACAAGCCCGCAGGCCTCATCACCGCCGAGCGCGACCCGGCCGGTCGCCCCACCATCTACGCCGCGCTGCGCAACGCCCTGCCCAAGGATGCGGGCCGCGTGATGCCGGTGGGCCGCCTCGACTTCAACACCGAAGGCCTGCTGCTGCTCACCAACGATGGCGAGTTCAAGCGCGCGCTGGAACTGCCCTCGACCGGCGTTCCGCGCACCTACCGCGCCCGCGCCTTCGGCGACATCACGCAGGAACAGCTCGAAAGCCTCATCGAGGGCGTCGAGATCGACGGCGTGCGTTACGGCAAGATCGACGCCAACATGGAGCGCGGCGCCGGGCGCAACCGCTGGATCGAGATGACGCTCACCGAGGGCAAGAACCGCGAAGTGCGCCGCGTGCTCGAACACTTCGGCCTCAAGGTCAGCCGCCTGATCCGCATCGGTTACGGCCCCTTCGCGCTCGACGAGCTGCCCAAGGGCGCCGCCGTCGAGATCGACGCGAAAGTGCTCGACCGCTTCCGCCGCGAGATCGACCGCGCCAAGGGCTGA
- the trpA gene encoding tryptophan synthase subunit alpha, translating into MTRFENAFAKGPALVTFITGGDGDTAANLDALVAGGADVIELGMPFTDPMADGDAIQQANIRALGKGTKTKDIFELATGFRQRHPDVPLVLMGYANPMIARGPDWFAAECAKAGVDGVICVDIPPEEDAELGPALRAAGISLIRLATPTTDAARLPAVLEGSSGFLYYVSVAGITGTQTAAQTSIEDAVARLKAASDIPVAVGFGVRTPEQASAIAKVADGVVVGSAFVDLVKEHGDKAAGPLRELTSALAEAVHSAR; encoded by the coding sequence ATGACCCGCTTCGAAAACGCCTTCGCCAAGGGCCCGGCCCTCGTCACCTTCATCACCGGGGGCGATGGGGACACCGCCGCCAACCTCGACGCGCTCGTTGCGGGCGGCGCCGACGTGATCGAGCTGGGCATGCCCTTCACCGATCCCATGGCCGATGGCGATGCCATCCAGCAGGCCAACATCCGCGCGCTCGGCAAGGGCACGAAGACCAAGGACATCTTCGAGCTCGCCACCGGCTTCCGCCAGCGCCACCCGGACGTGCCGCTGGTGCTGATGGGCTACGCCAACCCGATGATCGCGCGCGGGCCAGACTGGTTTGCCGCCGAATGCGCCAAGGCCGGTGTCGACGGTGTGATCTGCGTCGACATTCCGCCCGAAGAGGACGCCGAGCTCGGCCCGGCGCTGCGCGCTGCGGGGATCTCGCTGATCCGCCTGGCCACCCCCACCACCGACGCCGCGCGGCTTCCCGCCGTTCTCGAAGGCTCCTCGGGCTTCCTCTACTACGTCTCGGTTGCCGGGATCACCGGCACGCAGACCGCGGCCCAGACCTCGATCGAGGACGCCGTGGCGAGGCTCAAGGCCGCCAGCGACATTCCCGTCGCGGTTGGCTTCGGTGTGCGTACGCCCGAACAGGCAAGCGCCATCGCCAAGGTCGCGGACGGTGTTGTCGTGGGCTCGGCCTTCGTCGATCTCGTCAAGGAGCATGGCGACAAGGCCGCCGGGCCTTTGCGCGAACTCACCTCGGCGCTGGCCGAGGCCGTCCACTCCGCGCGCTGA
- a CDS encoding AmpG family muropeptide MFS transporter, producing the protein MEKESVAAFMLGVSSGYPFALLAATLTTRLAQDGIEKSTITTFALAFFVYNLKPLWAWVIDGVSLPVIGRLGQRVSWMLVVGLLVMAANLNLALVDPGKDIAGTALAAVLMGLAGATFDIVIDAYRIETLKPYQLGTGSGMSQYGWRIGSGLAASLALVVAARSDWHLAYAVCAVFALPAMLTALIVGEPERHKVVRDKKGMGEIWASIAGPFAEFFQRKGAFLVLAFILVHKIGDTLANLTFRLLFDDLGFSNDEIALYDVGIGFWALIVGVFVGGVIYARMGLKRSVLIALVLMAVSNLSFAMLAAAGHSNVGMALAIGFENFASGYGGVVVVAYFSALCDLRFTAAQYALISAGASVVGRFLTGTTAGALIEAMGYVNFYLATTVAALPGIAIFAVMMATGLVDDAMGTAGEVGEGDARD; encoded by the coding sequence ATGGAAAAGGAGTCCGTCGCGGCCTTCATGCTGGGGGTGTCCTCGGGCTATCCCTTCGCGCTTCTGGCGGCGACGCTGACCACGCGCCTGGCGCAGGACGGGATCGAGAAATCGACGATCACGACCTTTGCGCTGGCCTTCTTCGTCTACAACCTCAAGCCGCTGTGGGCCTGGGTGATCGACGGAGTTTCGCTGCCCGTGATCGGACGCCTGGGGCAGCGGGTCTCCTGGATGCTGGTGGTGGGGCTGCTCGTCATGGCCGCCAACCTCAACCTGGCGCTGGTCGATCCCGGCAAGGACATCGCCGGGACCGCGCTGGCGGCCGTCCTGATGGGGCTGGCGGGTGCGACGTTCGACATCGTGATCGACGCCTACCGCATCGAGACCCTGAAGCCTTACCAGCTGGGAACCGGCTCGGGGATGAGCCAGTATGGCTGGCGCATCGGTTCGGGGCTCGCCGCCTCGCTCGCGCTGGTCGTCGCGGCGCGTTCGGACTGGCACCTGGCCTATGCGGTCTGCGCGGTCTTCGCGCTGCCCGCGATGCTGACCGCGCTTATCGTGGGCGAGCCCGAGCGTCACAAGGTCGTGCGCGACAAGAAGGGCATGGGCGAGATCTGGGCCTCGATCGCGGGCCCCTTCGCCGAGTTCTTCCAGCGCAAGGGGGCTTTCCTCGTCCTGGCCTTCATCCTCGTTCACAAGATCGGCGATACGCTGGCGAACCTGACCTTTCGCCTGCTGTTCGATGACCTTGGCTTCTCCAACGACGAGATCGCGCTCTACGACGTGGGGATCGGGTTCTGGGCGCTCATCGTCGGTGTGTTCGTGGGCGGCGTGATCTATGCGCGCATGGGCCTCAAGCGCTCGGTGCTGATTGCGCTGGTGCTGATGGCGGTCTCCAACCTCAGCTTCGCGATGCTGGCCGCTGCGGGTCACTCGAACGTGGGCATGGCGCTTGCCATCGGCTTCGAGAACTTTGCGAGCGGCTATGGCGGTGTGGTCGTGGTGGCCTACTTCTCGGCGCTCTGCGACCTGCGCTTCACGGCGGCCCAGTACGCGCTGATCTCGGCTGGGGCGAGCGTCGTCGGGCGCTTTCTCACCGGAACCACGGCGGGCGCGCTGATCGAGGCGATGGGCTATGTGAACTTCTATCTGGCGACCACCGTGGCAGCCCTGCCGGGCATCGCGATCTTCGCGGTGATGATGGCGACCGGCCTTGTCGACGATGCCATGGGCACGGCCGGCGAAGTGGGCGAGGGCGACGCGCGCGACTGA
- a CDS encoding phosphoribosylanthranilate isomerase, translating into MPTPAIKICGISTSDALDAAIRAHAEYAGFVFFEKSPRHVTSAQAAALSQRAQGRIARVGLFVDADDATIGEALAAAQLDVLQLHGSETPERCAQLRARHGVEVWKALPVATAEDAARAHGYAQAIDRVLFDAKTPKGTLPGGMGLKFDWRLVANWKGPVAWGLAGGLTPDNAAEALARTGAPLLDTSSGVESAPGVKDADRIAAFCRAARA; encoded by the coding sequence ATGCCAACACCGGCGATCAAGATTTGCGGTATCTCCACAAGCGACGCGCTCGACGCCGCGATCCGTGCGCACGCGGAATACGCCGGCTTCGTGTTCTTCGAAAAGAGCCCGCGCCATGTGACGAGCGCACAGGCCGCCGCTCTCTCGCAGCGCGCGCAGGGGCGTATCGCGCGCGTCGGGCTTTTCGTCGATGCCGACGACGCGACCATCGGCGAGGCACTGGCCGCAGCCCAACTCGACGTGCTCCAGCTTCATGGCTCCGAAACGCCCGAGCGCTGCGCGCAGCTGCGTGCGCGCCACGGCGTGGAGGTGTGGAAGGCGCTTCCGGTCGCCACGGCCGAGGACGCGGCAAGGGCGCATGGCTATGCCCAGGCCATCGACCGCGTGCTGTTCGATGCCAAGACGCCCAAGGGAACGTTGCCGGGCGGGATGGGCCTGAAATTCGACTGGCGGCTGGTGGCCAACTGGAAGGGCCCTGTCGCCTGGGGGCTTGCCGGAGGGCTGACCCCCGACAACGCCGCCGAGGCCCTTGCACGCACCGGCGCGCCGCTCCTCGACACCTCCTCGGGCGTCGAGAGCGCGCCGGGCGTCAAGGACGCCGACAGGATCGCGGCGTTCTGCCGGGCCGCGCGCGCCTGA